Within the Candidatus Izemoplasma sp. genome, the region GTAATTCTGCTAAAATATTTCTCAAGTGTTCAGCCGCTCTTGCGCCCCCTGCGCTTCCATAGCTTACAATACCAGCAACTTTATCTTGCCATTCATCTTTAACTAAATCAATCGCATTTTTTAACGCACCTGAAATACTGTGATTATATTCTGAGGTAATAAAGATAAACCCATCAAACTCAGCTAATTTCGCTTGCCATTTATCGATATTCGATGACTCACTAACCGTTCCTAAAAACGGTAAATTGAATGCTTTAATATCGACTATTTCAAAAGTTAACCCTTCGGTATCTTTTACCTTATCATAGACCCAGTTGCCAATATGAGGACTAACCCGACCTTCTCTCATACTGCCTAAAATGATTCCTATCTTAAGTGGTAACATGTGTTTCCTCCTTTATTTTTTATTACTTACTTTTCGTAACCTATTATATATTTGTTATTAGAATTTGTAAAGTAATTTACTTTTCATTTAAAATATAGTATACTATTCTTAGAGGTGATACGATGACAGCTATATGTCATAAATTTGAAACCGCCATGTCGTTACTTTCAAAGCGCTGGGTAGGATTAATTATTCATCAATTACTGGATGGACCAAAACGCTTCAGCGAGTTAGAAAGCGACATACAAATAAGTGGTAAAGTATTATCAGATCGGTTAAAAGCTTTAGAAAAAGCAGATATCGTTATTAGAGATGTCTTCCCAGAAACACCCGTTCGGATTGAATATCGACTTACAAAGCAAGGTAAAGACTTAAAACCTGTCTTAGATGCGTTACAACATTGGGCAGATACTTGGGTTAATAAAACATAAAAGTCAATCAAACTTTAGCGTTTGATTGACTTTTTTATTGGCTTATATCTGTCTTTATACCGTTTTCTCGCTGCCTCAGTATGACGGTTAATAAAGTCAGTTTTTCCATCAGTATAGTGTTCACGATGATGCTCAAAGGATTTAAACAACCTTTTTTTCAGTTCCGCATACGCTTCTTTTACCGCATTAAATTCAATTAAATAGTCCCGGAAATAGAGTTCATTGTGATCACTAAGTGGTCGGATATGTAAATGAAATACACGGTCATTAAATCCTTCTTCAGTATACCCTTTGATGATTAACTTAGGTAATACTGTCTGTTCTGGATTCATATTGATGTAGTCATGGTTAAAGAGTTTGGGCAGTAAGGCGTTTAAGTCTGTCTCTTCCTCGACTTCTAATAAAATATCGATGATTGGTTTCGCAAGAAGATTATCGACTGCTGTGCTACCAATATGATTCATGCGTTTGATATCTTCCCCTAATACCGATTCAAGTAATGTCTTTTCGTCGTTATACCATTGTGTATAATTCGGATTGTGCAGTCTTAATTGAATTGGAAAAAGTTGCCACAGTTCATCTTTAGAGCGCTTATGTAAAGGAGTAGCCATATCTATTATACCTCTTGGAACAAAACACGAATG harbors:
- a CDS encoding NAD(P)H-dependent oxidoreductase, translating into MLPLKIGIILGSMREGRVSPHIGNWVYDKVKDTEGLTFEIVDIKAFNLPFLGTVSESSNIDKWQAKLAEFDGFIFITSEYNHSISGALKNAIDLVKDEWQDKVAGIVSYGSAGGARAAEHLRNILAELQVATVRSHVLLSLFDDFENFSDLTPRDLHDDNIKAQLMQLLKWGTAFKSIK
- a CDS encoding helix-turn-helix domain-containing protein → MTAICHKFETAMSLLSKRWVGLIIHQLLDGPKRFSELESDIQISGKVLSDRLKALEKADIVIRDVFPETPVRIEYRLTKQGKDLKPVLDALQHWADTWVNKT
- a CDS encoding GrpB family protein, producing the protein MATPLHKRSKDELWQLFPIQLRLHNPNYTQWYNDEKTLLESVLGEDIKRMNHIGSTAVDNLLAKPIIDILLEVEEETDLNALLPKLFNHDYINMNPEQTVLPKLIIKGYTEEGFNDRVFHLHIRPLSDHNELYFRDYLIEFNAVKEAYAELKKRLFKSFEHHREHYTDGKTDFINRHTEAARKRYKDRYKPIKKSIKR